In Mycobacterium sp. Aquia_213, the sequence TTGGTCGAGCAGCGCTTCGCGTTGGCCAGCACGCCGGAGTCGCTGACGGCGACCCGTGCGATGGGAATGTCTTTCGCTGGAGCGGATTTCGAGCTCGGCATGATGTGGCGCGAGGTGCACCGGCTGCGCCAGCCGGTGCTGCTGATCTGGGGCCGCGAGGACCGGGTCAACCCGCTCGACGGAGCACTGGTCGCGCTGAAGACCATCCCGCGTGCACAGCTGCACGTTTTCGGGCAGTGTGGGCACTGGGCACAGGTGGAGAAGTTCGACGAGTTCAACAAGCTCACCATCGATTTCCTGGGAGGCGCGCGATGAGCATTCGCTCTCTGGGCTATCTGCGCATTGAGGCCACCGACATGGCGGCCTGGCGTGATTACGGTTTGAAAGTCCTCGGCATGATCGAGGGCAAGGGTGCCACCGAGGGTGCCCTGTATCTGCGGATGGACGATTTCCCGGCCCGGCTGGTGATCGTCCCCGGCGAGCACGACCGGCTCATCGAAGCCGGCTGGGAATGCGCGAACGCCGCTGGCCTGCAAGAGATCCGGAACCGGCTCGACGTCGAGGGCACGCCGTACAAGGAGGCCACCGCCGCCGAGTTGGCCGATCGCCGAGTGGACGAGATGATCCGGTTCTCGGACCCGTCGGGTAACTGCCTGGAGGTCTTCCACGGCGCCGCCCTCGAGCATCGCCGCGTGGTCAGCCCGTATGGGCACAAGTTCGTCACCGAGGAACAGGGCCTGGGACACGTGGTCTTGACCACCCGTGACGACGAAGAGACGCTGCACTTCTACCGGGATGTGCTGGGCTTCAAGCTGCGGGACTCGATGCGGCTGCCGCCGCAGGTGGTCGGCCGGCCCGCGGACGGACCGCCCGCGTGGCTGCGATTCCTGGGCTGCAACCCGCGTCATCACAGCCTGGCCTTCATGCCCGGACAGACCCCCAGCGGCATCGTGCACCTGATGGTCGAGGTGGGAGAGGCCGACGACGTCGGCCTGTGCCTGGACCGCGCGCTGCGCAAGAAGGTGCCGATGTCGGCGACGCTGGGCCGCCACGTCAACGACCTGATGCTGTCCTTCTACATGAAGACCCCCAGCGGATTCGATATCGAATTCGGTTGTGAGGGAAGACAAGTCGAAGACGATGGTTGGGTCGCCCGGGAGAGCACCGCGATCAGCCTGTGGGGTCACGACTTCAGCGTCGGCTTCAAGGGCTGATTCGGGGCCGACCATGACTGCCGCGCCGATCGACCCGCGCACGTTTCGCAGCGTGCTCGGTCAGTTCTGCACCGGGATCACCATCATCACCACGGTGCACGACGACGTTGCGATCGGCTTCGCCTGCCAGTCGTTCGCGGCGCTGTCGCTGGATCCGCCGCTGGTGCTGTTCTGCCCGACCAAGGTGTCGCGTTCGTGGCAGGCCATCGAGGCCAGCGGCCGGTTCTGCGTCAACATGCTGACCGAGAGCCAAAAACACGTCTCGGCCCGATTCGGATCCAAGGAACCCGACAAGTTCGCCGGGATCGACTGGCACGCATCAGAACTCGGCTCGCCGATCATCGACGGCTCGCTTGCCCACATCGACTGCACGGTGGCATCCGTGCACGACGGCGGCGATCACTTCGTGGTTTTCGGTGCGGTGCAGTCGCTTTCGGAGGCGCCCAAGATCAAGCCGCGTCCGTTGTTGTTCTACCGCGGCGAATACACCGGGATCGAACCGGACAAGACGACGCCGGCTCAGTGGCGCGACGACCTGGAAGCGTTCCTGACCACCACGACCCAGGACACCTGGCTCTAGCGGTTAGGCGTCCCGCGGTAGGTCTCCCGCCCGACGGGTTCGGCGTCCGTCGCCGCATCCAACGACTCCGAAGACCAGGCCTCGTCGCGGTCCCGTGCGGGCTCTGCGGCCTCGCGGTCCTTCTTGTTGCCGGTCTTCGGGTCGATGCGGTCGGCGTGGTCCCAGCGCTCTTGGAGCTGCTCGCGCGATGCCGCGGCCTCACTTTGATGCTGGGCCGCATGCTCGGCCAACCTGGCCGCTTCGGCCGCCTTGACCTCGGCCTCGGCTTGTGCGGCACGGGCTTTGGCGGCTGTTTCCTGGGCCAGTGCTTCGCGGCGTTCGAGCTTGGCCGACTCCAACCTGGCGTGCTCGCGAATCTGTTCGGCCTGCCGATGGCGGCGACGCCGGGTTGCGCTGACCGCCACGATCACGGCGGCGATCAGTAAAAGTGCTGCTACTACGGCAATCACAATCAATAGCGTGTTGTGTGTCATCAGGGGCTCCGTTATCTGTGTGTTGGCCTGGCTGCAGCCCGTCCCCACCCGGGTCCCCGTATTCGACACATATAAAACAAGGCGTGGTGGTGCCCCGAAATTGCTGTCGTTTTAACGCGCCGAATACAACGGCATCGAATCGGACAATGACGCATCCGCGCCAATGTTTGGCAGCGCCGCATTTGGGCAACAGATTCGCCATGCGCGCACTGGCCGCATGGGTATTGGTGGATGTCCGTCAAGCCCGCAGCTCGGTGATGGGTTCCCGGTGGCCCGTTGAGGGGGCGGGCCACCGGGCCGATCCGGTTGTACGGATCCCCATATTAGACATATATCAAACAAGCGCCTGATGCGCCGCTCCAGGCCGTGATTTCCCCGGCTTAGTACTGGTAGGTGGTCTGGGAGAAGTCGGTCCCTACATGAAGTCCAGGGCCTCGACGGTCGCGATCGGGCCCTCATGCGTCGGCCGGTTGGCGCCACCGATGACGTAGACCGTGTTGCCCACCGTGGCCACCACCTCGGCGTGCCGCGGCGTGGGCATCGGCGGCAACGTACTCCACTTCCCCTCGGCGATGTCGTACATCTCGACGACGTTGAGCACCCGGGTCGGCTCTTCGCCACCGACCGCCAGAATCCGGCCGTCGATGTACGTCGCGCCATAGCTGCCCCGCGGTGTCGGCATGCCCACCAACTTGGTCCATTGCCCGGATTGCGGGTCGAACCGCTCTAGCGCCGCGGAGTTCTTGTCCGAGGACAGGAAGCGTCCGCCGATCGTGTACACGTAGGTGCCGTCGGAGACCGCCGCGAGGTGTTCGCGCGGGGTGGGCATGTCGGCGGCGTCCTTCCACGAGCTGCCGTCGAAGACCTCGGTCTGGGGGACGAGTTGCTTGGCGTTCTGCCCGCCGACGGCGACGAGTTTGTCACCCGCCACCGCCGCGGCCGGCGCCGCGCGGGCGTGCGTCAAGGGCGGCAACTCCACCCAGTTGCCGCCGCGCAGGGCGAAGACCTTGTTGGATCCGTCGGCGATGTTGTCGCTCGCGCCGCCGAGCACGACCACCTCGCCGCGGAAGGTCGCCGCCGCCGCGTGGTGCAGCGGGATGGGCAGCGGCGGCCCGGTTTCCCAGGCTCCCGTCTTGGGGT encodes:
- the hsaC gene encoding iron-dependent extradiol dioxygenase HsaC, whose protein sequence is MSIRSLGYLRIEATDMAAWRDYGLKVLGMIEGKGATEGALYLRMDDFPARLVIVPGEHDRLIEAGWECANAAGLQEIRNRLDVEGTPYKEATAAELADRRVDEMIRFSDPSGNCLEVFHGAALEHRRVVSPYGHKFVTEEQGLGHVVLTTRDDEETLHFYRDVLGFKLRDSMRLPPQVVGRPADGPPAWLRFLGCNPRHHSLAFMPGQTPSGIVHLMVEVGEADDVGLCLDRALRKKVPMSATLGRHVNDLMLSFYMKTPSGFDIEFGCEGRQVEDDGWVARESTAISLWGHDFSVGFKG
- the hsaB gene encoding 3-hydroxy-9,10-secoandrosta-1,3,5(10)-triene-9,17-dione monooxygenase reductase subunit yields the protein MTAAPIDPRTFRSVLGQFCTGITIITTVHDDVAIGFACQSFAALSLDPPLVLFCPTKVSRSWQAIEASGRFCVNMLTESQKHVSARFGSKEPDKFAGIDWHASELGSPIIDGSLAHIDCTVASVHDGGDHFVVFGAVQSLSEAPKIKPRPLLFYRGEYTGIEPDKTTPAQWRDDLEAFLTTTTQDTWL